The genomic window TTTCCCATAACAATCGGGTTGGGAATGCTATTGATCGTTTTCTGCGCCAATGCCGTTTCTGGACCGGAGAGAGCTACGAATTTGGTATCCCCACCGGGAGCCGGAACAACCCTGCACGCTGCTCCGGAAGAACCCCTGCCACCCGAAACGGTGCAACATATGCTAAGGGAAAAAGGGCTTTTCGATTCCCGCAGGAATCCTGCAGGACATGGTATTTCTCATAAATACGAACTGCAGAAAAACGGCAGGATTGTGTATGACCATGCCAGCGGCCTGATGTGGCATCAGGCGGGTTCACGAAACGATATGAACTACCAGGATGCGAAGGACTATATTTCAGCGCTGAATAAAGAGCGGTTTGCCGGTTATCGCGACTGGCGTCTGCCAACCCTGGAAGAGGCAATATCATTAACAGAACCGGGGAAAAAGAACGGAGATTTGTACCTGGATCCGATATTTGATTCCCGCCAGAGAAGGGTATGGACGGCGGATCTCAGGAAGGACGGTATGGCCTGGACGGTCTGGTTCGATTCCGGCTTTTGTGACTATACGTATACCGACACCAACATCAGGCACTACATCAGAGCAGTCAGGACAATGCTTCCTTAAGGTAAGGTTCATAGCGCGTCACTGCTGCAACCAAGTCCTCCTTAGAAAGAGGGGAGAAAGGCGTGCCTTGAAGTATGGGATACCTAAGTGGTTGAAAATATCACCTCTGCGAGCCTAAATCCTCGTAGAGAAGTTTGTACCTATGCGTATACAAAGGAGCAATCCGTATGCGTAGAAGGATAGCGTATTCCCGTGAGGGGTATGACGGAGTACGAGGTACAGACGACCTTTTGGGGTGTATGAGTATGGCGTGTTAGTTCGTGCCAACTGCCCTTTCTCAGTGAAGCACTGACAATGTCCTTGTTGGAGATGTCAAAAGAGACCTGGTGAAAACATCTCTGGATAATGCGTTTGAACATACATCACGAAGGGAAAAGGGGTAATCCATATGACCGGGGGAGGACTTACGTCTTGGGAAGAAATTCCCTAACAGCGAGGTATAAGGGAAATCCGAAATCCAAGCTGTATGAGATGGTGACAGACGACTGGCTCTCACAGGTCTGTCTTTGAAGTCGTCAGCAGTGCTCATAATAGTTTCTGGTGTAAGCCAGGAATGAAGGGGCATAACCGTAGTGGAGTTGATGAAACGTGGTAGATTGAATACGTTCCATGAGAAAAGAGACTCTTTGCATGGGCAAGTAGTAGCAAGAGACTCTCTTGTTTTGCCTCTGTCAGGAGGAATCTCGACTCAGGAAACACGATTGACAAGTCTATTATCCGGAATCAATCAAAAGGAACATATCGGGAGATGCTTAAGTATCATTCTTTAAGAGACAAGGTATTCAGTCTGAGAAACCTTTATGCGGCTTTTGGGCACGTAAAGAAGAATAAAGGCAAGGCTGGTCTCGACAGGGTAAGTATTAAGCAGTTTGAAAGTGACCTTGAGAATAACATACAAACTATTCACAGGGAACTGAAAACCGCCATATACAACCCTGCACCCGTCCTAAGGGTCTACATTCCCAAAGGCAGGCATGACAAGAGACCTCTTGGCATTCCCATTGTCAAGGACAGGGTGGTACAGCAGGCGTTCAGACAAATCATAGAGCCAATATTCGAGAAAGAATTCTCGGATAACAGCTTTGGATTTCGTCCAAACAGATGCTGTCATGATGCTATCAAACGGATTGAACAGTATAAGCAGCAAGGGTATCGGAACATTTTGGACGCCGATATAAAGGCGTTCTATGACACCATACCTCATAAGCTTATCATGAACTCCTTGCGTGAGAAAATCGCTGACGGATGGGTTTTGAACAGTATCGAGAACATGCTCAAGGCAGGGGTCATGGAGAACGGCATCGTGCATGAGACAAATCAAGGCACTCCGCAAGGAGGCGTCATATCTCCCTTGCTTGCAAACCTTATCGGTGACATCATCGACAAGGAGCTTGAAAAGGCAGGATATAAATTTGTCCGCTATGCCGATGACTTCGTTGTCATGACTAAAACGAAAGAAGAACTCCCTGCCGCCCTTCAGTACGTCAAGGAAATCATCGAAGGGAAACTTGAAATGAAGCTGAACGAGGATAAAACCAGGCTCACCAACTTCAAACGAGGCTTCCGGTTTCTCGGATATAATTTCATGGGCAAGAACAAGGGTGTAAGCATGAAATCCCTGGACAAACTCAAGGACGCCGTCAGGGACATCACCAAACGCACACAAGGCGTCAATCTGCAAGCCGTCATTGATACATTAATCCTGTCATAAGGGGACATGTCAACTATTTTCGGCTGGGCAATGTACAAACGGTATATCGTTCGTTAGACTGCTGGGTACGCATGAGACTGAGAAGTTTCAAGTTTTCGAGAAAATGGAAAACTGACAACAAACGTTTCCCGGTACACCGATTCTTTAAGATGGGGTTACTCTCATTTGAAAGAGAATTTCTTAAGGCACGTGCAAAGGCATGATAGGTTACTTTTCTCTGCTCCAGAGCAACACTATGGGGTCGCTAACTACGGGAAAGCCGTATGGTTTAAAAGGATACTTTGTCACGTTGTCCAAAGTATCTGGCGACGATTGGGGGTTGGAGGCGGTTCGCCTCCTTCCTACCAGCTAGATATCCCCCGGAGCAAAGATAAAGCGTCACGTATCCTGGAGAGATGCGGTGCTGCCGGATTCCCTGATTTAGCCTTCAGGAAAAAAGACCCTTCGCACATCAATAAGGAGGTAGAGCGTGCGTTTGAAGTCAAAAGAATTCCTGCTTCTTTTTGGGATATTCTATGCGTTCTTTCTTTTATTAGCGCCTTTTGACTCCTTTGGCACTATTCCATTAAGCTTCCATCAGGGCTTTTTTAGTCTGGTAAGATTTGACCTGGTTGCTGACGATGGTGGACACTATGCGTATTTAAGGTCTTTATTCTTTGATGGAAATATTGATTTTGCCAACGAACCCTTTAATAGCCTTTTGAAGCCGGATGTAACAGGGTATCTTTCTAATCCCTGGACGATAGGCGCATCAATCCTCTGGACACCCTTCTTCCTGATTGGCCATTTGATAACCCTGACACTCAATTGGCTCGGTTGTAGTTTGGGAGAACATGGTTATTCCTATCCTTACATTTCAATGCTGGCGATAGGCTCCCTGTTCTATAGTTATTGCGGGTTGGTTTTTTGCGTTAAGTTTTTGGAGCTATTATTTCCTTCCGGTTCTTTCTTTGCCACTGTGGTAACGTTCACTTCATCTTGTTTTTTGTATTACTCTTTCATAAGGCCGTACTCAGATGCAAACATGGAATTTTTTGCCTTATCCCTCTTCATTTATTTATTCACCTTCTATGCAGTCAGGAAGCCGGACGGCAGGGCATTCTTCATCTGTCTCGGAATTTCGTGCGGTTTATTAGCATTAATCAGATTCAACGGAATTATTTATCTTGCAATAATCATAACGTATTTAACCTTAACCATTCGCATCTCACGGATAAGCGTAACAAACATCGTTTACACCCTGATTCCCTTTCTTGTCGTCATCAGTGTACAGGGTTGCTGCAACAAAGTGCTTCATGGCGGTATGTTTCTGGTAAGCAAGGATACAACCGGAAATGTAGTATCCTTTGATATTGTCAAAATGAAAGACATTTTGATCGGCAAGTCAGGCCTTTTGCTTCAGTGTCCTGTGTACCTTACGGGTATACTGGGTTACGTTGATTTAATCAGGCATCACAAATCGTTAAGGCAGTACTGTTATGCTCTGTTCTCTGGCTTTCTCCTCCAGATATTGCTGGTATCAACGCTCGCTAACTATGGCAATGATTATGGCATACGGTATCTTGCTTCAACGATCGTATTGGTCATGCCTGGTATTGCAAGATTTTTTTCTCAGTTGAACAAAACAAAGATCTTTCTTGCGGTGGGGCTGGTATTGTGGCAATACGTCCAGGTAATACAGTATAAAATAATCTTTGATTATCATAATTTTAGCATCTTTAAAGCGCCATACTACCTTTGGCTGATACTGAAAGATCGTCAGGACTTGTTGTTGCGGTCATCAAATTATGTCTCGTTAGTGTTACGAGGATTTTGGGGAGTTGAGAATTATACAGATGCCTATTTCCTCTGTTTCATTCCCTGTTTTGTTGCAGCATTATTATTCCTTACACCATACATTCTTACGGTGTGTAAAAAGAAAATAGCGATAGGATTTGTCCTGATCTTTTTTCTCTTCACATCATGTCTGATCGTTTTCAACTCGCCGAAATTTTCTCAGGATGAAACGGACCGTCGTCACAGGCTTTATTCTCAGGTAAATATACCCGATGCAGTAGGATATACGTTTAAAATGATGAACGACAACCTGGGGATTAAGGTACAAAATTGGTGAGTGGCAAACGCCGCACCGTGCGCTCAACGACATCTCTTTTTTTTCCATATCAGAGCGCCAAGAACCGTTCCGGAGATCTCCGCAATCTGAAAACAGCGGGGAAAAAGAGAATGCCCTCCCTTTCCCGCTTTTTTATGGATAGAGCCCTCGCACGGAGATTGCGTCCGCTATCCTTTTTATTGCGATTGACATAGCGGCAGTACGCATGCTCAATTTCTTTTCCTGGGCAAACGCGTGTACCGCTTCGTAGGTGCGGTCCAGGATATTCTTAAGTTTTTCATTCACCTCATGCTCACACCAGAAATAGCACTGCACGTCCTGTACCCACTCGAAATAGGAAACAATCACGCCGCCCGCATTCGCCAGAATATCAGGAATAACGGGTATTTTGCGTTCATTTAATCGCCGATCTGCCTCTATCGTTGTGGGCCCATTGGCGCCCTCAACAATGAGCTTTGCCCGGATTCTGTCCGCATTCTCTTTGGTAATCTGATTACTCATCGCCGCCGGCACCAGCACGTCACACGGCAACTCCAGCAACGACTCATTGGTTATCCCTTCGGCGCGGGGAAAGCGGTCAAAGGAACCGCTTTCCTGATAATGTTTTAAGAGGGCATGATGATCAAGCCCCTTTGGATTATAGATCCCCCCTTTGGAGCTGCTTACGGCAACAATTCTGCATCCCATTTCACTGAGGAATTTCCCAACGGCTGACCCTACATTTCCATACCCCTGAATTACTACCTTAAGGTTTTTTGGGTTCATTTTCTTATATCTGGTGGCATTCGCAATCGTGTGGGCAATGCCAAGACCCGTTGCATCCGTCCTTCCCAAAGAGCCACCAACATTAATGGGTTTACCGGTAACGATTCCCGGTGTACAATAGCCATTATTTATGCTGTAGGTGTCCATCATCCATGCCATAATCTGCTCATTGGTATTGACGTCAGGGGCCGGGATATCCTTTTCGATTCCGATAATGGGCATGATTGCATACGTATAACGGCGGGTAAGCCTCTCCAGTTCGCCTTTTGAAAGGGTCTTGGGGTTGCAAACAATGCCACCCTTCGCGCCTCCAAACGGCACACCAGCCAGAGAGCACTTCCACGTCATTTCCATTGCCAGCGCCTTTAAGTCATCGAAGGTAAGTTCCGGATGATACCGTATGCCACCCTTATAAGGACCGCGCGCCGCATTGTGCTGTACCCGGAATCCGGTAAATACCTTCAGAGAACCATCATCCATCCGTATCGGAACGGAAACGGTTAGCGCCCGGTCAAAATTTCTGAGCACCTGGCTTATGTCCACGGAAAGCGACATGAGTTTTGCCACCTGATCAAATTGTGCCAATGCCGTTTCCCAGGCATTTGGTGTCGCAGCGTTTTGCCGCATAGAGTCCTGCCTTTTTCAAAATGATTACAATGGTTTTCGTGAATATCGTGAGTATACGTTAGCAGTTTACCGTCCTTATGGTTACGCCAGAGTCGCGCCTCAACCGTCAAACCTTAAGTGCCCTTCACGCCGGAATAATCAGCAACCCATTTTTCTACGCTGGCATTTTCCAGGTTGTAGAAATTCATTACGGTCAAGGGAGGAAAATAGATATTAATCATCACTAATCCCTCTGAGTGGGCATTGGATACGCGGTGAATGGTGGTAAGGTTTACGCAGGAAAATTCCTCCGTCTGAAACCTGCGGGTAAAGGTTGAGACAATCATACCAGTGGGTTGCCTATCGAACAACTCCTCTGTCATGGTGCCCTGACGTATGATGGTAACGCCAATCGAATCGCCATGATCATGGATTGGGGTATGTTGCCCCGTCTGAAAGCAGAGCACGGAAATTTCACACCTGCTGCTGACATGAACGACATTCCTCTTGTACCCCTGCTCTGAAAAATTTACATACTCGTCAATAGACACCTGCCTTCCATCCATTTCCCGCAAACATTTTTTTAATCCATCATGGGATGGGTTATCCGGCAACGATTCCAGGCGATTGATGAATGCTCTTAAATTGATATCCATCCTTAAAAACCCACCGGCACCCGGGGAAAGGTAAGTGGCGCGCTCTGGTATGTGATCTGCACCAATTCTCCCGTCAGCGCCTTCATAAACTCAATCAGATCACTGGCCTCCTGTCCGGTCAAATTCAGGGCATGAATGTCAGCGCTTTTGTTTTCACTTCTCCCACCTCCGCCGTTATAAAACTGGACTACCTCAAACAACGTAGGAAAAAACCCGTTATGCATATAGGGGCCTGTTTCGGTAATATTCCTCAGGGTGGGTGTCTTGAATGCCCCTTTATCAGACTCGTTCCTGGTAACGTTGTACCGTCCCAAATCTTCTTTGAGTGGCCCATCTGCAGGCACTCCGATATTATGAAATTTATTGTCAGTAAAATTTGGTCCGTTATGGCATTTGATACACTCTGCCTTGCCCTGAAACAAATCCATACCACGCCGCGCCGATTCGCTCATCGCATGCACATCCCCTTGCATATAGCGGTCAAAAGGAGCATTTGCAAATACAATAGTTCGTTCAAATGCGGCAATTGCCTTGGCAATACCGTCAGCGGTGACACCGGTCCCAAACACCTCCTGAAACGCCTTGACATACTCAGGAATTCCGCTGAGCTTTCGTACGACATTATCAAGTGTTTCAAACATCTCATTCGGATTCTGAATAGGGCCCAGCGCCTGTTCTTCTAAGGTAGCCGCCCGGCCATCCCAAAACTGGAATTCATTATAGGCGGTATTCATGACCGTAGGAGAGTGCCTTCCGCCTTCCTTTGACGCCGGACCGCCCAGCATCCTGGGCAAGCCGTCTGCAAAGCCCAAAACCGGGTTATGACAGGTAGCGCAACTGATCCAGTTATTTCCGGAAAGCCGGGGATCAAAATAGAGCTGCTTGCCCAACGCGACCTTTGCCTCGGTTTGCGGATTATCCGCCGGTATGGTTACCGGAGGCAGGGGTCCGATGGGAGGAAAAAGCGGGAAATCACCGGCGTAAATTCCCTGTATTGTTAAAACCAGTCTGGCAACACCACAAAAAAATGATTTTGCAATTCTTATCCTGTTCATCTCGATAAACCTCCCTTCATGGAAATGGTAATTAATGCGCAGAAAAACCGCCGTCCACACAGAGCACCTGTCCGGTAATATAATCAGATGCCCTTGATGCCAGAAATACAACTGCGCCCGAAAGGTCGGCAGGTTTGCCAATTCTCTTGAGCGGTATTCTGGAAAGGATGATGTTCTTTACCTTTTCATTCTCCAGCATGCTCTTCGTCAGATCCGTCTCCAGGGTATAGGGGGCAAGGGCATTTACCGT from Candidatus Brocadia sp. includes these protein-coding regions:
- the ltrA gene encoding group II intron reverse transcriptase/maturase; amino-acid sequence: MLKYHSLRDKVFSLRNLYAAFGHVKKNKGKAGLDRVSIKQFESDLENNIQTIHRELKTAIYNPAPVLRVYIPKGRHDKRPLGIPIVKDRVVQQAFRQIIEPIFEKEFSDNSFGFRPNRCCHDAIKRIEQYKQQGYRNILDADIKAFYDTIPHKLIMNSLREKIADGWVLNSIENMLKAGVMENGIVHETNQGTPQGGVISPLLANLIGDIIDKELEKAGYKFVRYADDFVVMTKTKEELPAALQYVKEIIEGKLEMKLNEDKTRLTNFKRGFRFLGYNFMGKNKGVSMKSLDKLKDAVRDITKRTQGVNLQAVIDTLILS
- a CDS encoding Glu/Leu/Phe/Val dehydrogenase, which gives rise to MRQNAATPNAWETALAQFDQVAKLMSLSVDISQVLRNFDRALTVSVPIRMDDGSLKVFTGFRVQHNAARGPYKGGIRYHPELTFDDLKALAMEMTWKCSLAGVPFGGAKGGIVCNPKTLSKGELERLTRRYTYAIMPIIGIEKDIPAPDVNTNEQIMAWMMDTYSINNGYCTPGIVTGKPINVGGSLGRTDATGLGIAHTIANATRYKKMNPKNLKVVIQGYGNVGSAVGKFLSEMGCRIVAVSSSKGGIYNPKGLDHHALLKHYQESGSFDRFPRAEGITNESLLELPCDVLVPAAMSNQITKENADRIRAKLIVEGANGPTTIEADRRLNERKIPVIPDILANAGGVIVSYFEWVQDVQCYFWCEHEVNEKLKNILDRTYEAVHAFAQEKKLSMRTAAMSIAIKRIADAISVRGLYP
- a CDS encoding c-type cytochrome encodes the protein MNRIRIAKSFFCGVARLVLTIQGIYAGDFPLFPPIGPLPPVTIPADNPQTEAKVALGKQLYFDPRLSGNNWISCATCHNPVLGFADGLPRMLGGPASKEGGRHSPTVMNTAYNEFQFWDGRAATLEEQALGPIQNPNEMFETLDNVVRKLSGIPEYVKAFQEVFGTGVTADGIAKAIAAFERTIVFANAPFDRYMQGDVHAMSESARRGMDLFQGKAECIKCHNGPNFTDNKFHNIGVPADGPLKEDLGRYNVTRNESDKGAFKTPTLRNITETGPYMHNGFFPTLFEVVQFYNGGGGRSENKSADIHALNLTGQEASDLIEFMKALTGELVQITYQSAPLTFPRVPVGF
- a CDS encoding DUF1566 domain-containing protein; this encodes MKRGVRDLPADAFATAAKRLSVSEERYQILYEEFCSTFRAGQRVFILKITNGQRFLFVPYILFPITIGLGMLLIVFCANAVSGPERATNLVSPPGAGTTLHAAPEEPLPPETVQHMLREKGLFDSRRNPAGHGISHKYELQKNGRIVYDHASGLMWHQAGSRNDMNYQDAKDYISALNKERFAGYRDWRLPTLEEAISLTEPGKKNGDLYLDPIFDSRQRRVWTADLRKDGMAWTVWFDSGFCDYTYTDTNIRHYIRAVRTMLP
- a CDS encoding cysteine dioxygenase family protein; protein product: MDINLRAFINRLESLPDNPSHDGLKKCLREMDGRQVSIDEYVNFSEQGYKRNVVHVSSRCEISVLCFQTGQHTPIHDHGDSIGVTIIRQGTMTEELFDRQPTGMIVSTFTRRFQTEEFSCVNLTTIHRVSNAHSEGLVMINIYFPPLTVMNFYNLENASVEKWVADYSGVKGT